The Chionomys nivalis chromosome 1, mChiNiv1.1, whole genome shotgun sequence sequence ACCACTCGGCTGGGCCTGCTTAATCAGCCCCATCTCCATCCTGCAGACCAAGTTTAAACCACAAAACCCCTCTAAGGAGATGCCCCCAAGTGCAGAGTACCGTGTCCAGTATCTCCCCCAAATACCCCAAGGCCTAGCCAGCTCCAGAGCCCTCTTCCCTACAGCTTTCCTTCATGGCCTGGGAAGGGTTAACCTTGAGTTATTTGCAGCCAGACACCCTGTGTTGGGGTGGGGGCCAGGAGTCAGGAATGCACTGGGggcacctctgcctcccagcctgggagcacacacacctgcagccgGCCCAGTGGATAGTTTACATATTTGAACCTGGAGCTAAGGTGCAGAGACATAAACAGGAAACTGGATCCCCCAGCCGTGCCCCACTCTCAAGGGCTTTTCCCTATTACAAagctctccctcctcctgcctctgctgctgtggCAGGCTTTTCTACCTCCTTTTCAAAGAGAAGGGCAGAGGGGTGGGACATTCAGCCTGACCCTGTGACACAGCCTAAAGCCACTTCCGTGCCTGCCCAGGGGTCTGGGCCTCTGAGGCAGGCAGGTGGCATAGCACTTGACATAGGTTCCCAAAGCCTGGCTGGTCCACCAGGCAGCCAAATCCCACTTTTCTAACCAGGACTGAGCTAACCTCAGGTTCTGCTCATATACACACTGCACATTGGAGAGTCTTTGAAGGGCCAGGGTAAACTGGGATACAGGAGTACCTGAGGCCTGAGCTTGGACCCCTGAGTGCCTGGGTTAGGCCTCTGGTACCCATGACTGCCCCCAACAATCTTCCTAATGGAGGCCACACTCCAGCTAggcatgggggcacatgcctatcagcccagtacttgggaggtagagacgggAGGATTGAGaatctaggccagcctggtctacacagcaagattctgtcttaaacaaaacaaaaccaaactcctTGACTCCAGACTCAGCAGAACTACCTCCCAGCCTGTCCCTTCCAGAACCTTATAGTGCACCTGTCAAATTTGGTGGAGAAGCTTGGGTAGGCAAAACTTCTACCGAGTGAAGAGCATGTCTGGCCTACTCAAGGCCTCTTGGGGCTTTCTCTGGGTTCGTTGGATGCTCTGCTCTTGAGGTATGAGTCTAGGCTATATCTGCCTTCTCCTGGAGGGGTCCCCTGATCTCACCACACCCCAGGCCTTAAGTACCCTTGTTTTTATCTTCTTCACATCTCTGGTGAAACCTAAGTCAGGGAGGAGACAGATTACAGCTTCCACATCCACACCACAGAGAGCCTCTCAAGATGGCTCGATATTCCAACTCAATCAAACTGAactaaagcccccccccccccaacatggGGCTCTTCCTCTGAACTTTGTAGACCCAGCAAGTACCCCAAGCCCCATCCTCATTTCAGAACTTTACACTGTTCCTGGGTGCCCTCTGGTGGACTGACCTGAGTCTCTCTCCATGTCTCCTCAGCCTTGaggactcagtttccccacatATACGGTAGGGAAATTTTTCTAGGACAAAGATAACAGCTAGAAGTGGGTGGGAGAGTCTTAGGAGGgggtaagaaactcacatgatgCTGTGGAGAAATGGCGAGGTCTTGACCATCCTGCCCAGCCCTAGTCAATAACTCCTCTTTCAGAGCTGGGCCCTCGCTGCAGTAGGCAAGCTCCAACACTTTTTTCTCTTAGTGCTTTGCACTCTGTGGAAGTTTTGCCCAGCTAAGCCTACACTCCATCTTGAAACTTTCTAGAAGGTTCTGGGAGGGAGACCTGGGAAGGACAGGTTGGGAGGTGGCTTTCCTGAAGCCTGTCATTGAGAATATGTGCGTACtggtgtgtatgcacgtgtgtgggCCTGTATGCATGCATGGGTTAGGATGGGGGTGTGGGGAACAGCAATATGACAGGTGGCGTTGGCGTTCCTGGGATCCAAGTGGCTTTGCCATCCCCGTTTGTCCCTCCTGGGGGGTCCTGTGGGCAAATTCCAAGAAAGCAGCGGGCAGGGAGGCGGCAGATTTCTGAGCAAAAATAGCCTGCTTCGGTGTTCAGTGGGGATTGATTAAAGCAGCAAACGAgagaaaaaccccaaacaaacatcTCTAAGCAAAGATGGATGTGAGACTGGCGGGCAAGAGGGACAATACTCTAGGGACAGTGGAAGGTACTGCGGACACAGGAGGGACACAGTGCCCGCTAGGCATTGTTGTCTGTCTTGTTTTGGTCCTGGAAgaacagaagaagcaggaggcaACAGCCTCAAGGTGAGTCAAAATGTCAGGTGGTGACAGAATTGGGTTCTCAGCCTTACATGGAGGGAGTGAGATGCTCTGTCCTAAGGCTGGAAATTGGGACCACAGCCTACATGTTTGAGGCAGAATAGATCCTGAACAGCGAGAAAAATGTCCCAGGGACAAGGCATTCTAGAAGATTCCCAACTCTTCCCTCAAATTTGTTCTCAGAGAATGGGAGACAGACTGGGGAAGGCAGTGGCTTCTGATGTGTCCCGCTGCTTAGCCAAGCGGGTCACCAGTGCTACCACCTTCTGCAGGGATGACGAAGGTAGAAAGAGTGGTTCTAGTACCCACAAGAGGAGCACATTCTTACCTGGGGGgtacatctttgtttcttttctctgaaaaCTATAGAGGGACGAGAAGAGGTGAGGAGTAGGGACTGAGTAGGGACTGAATGTGGCCCTAAGAATTACTTCAGAGTCCCAAGTTGGGAGACTTGCATATAGTGCTGAGGACAGCAGAAGTACTTCAGCCTTCTTCCCATCATGCCTTGGCCCCAGGGGCAGTCTAGAGCTGAGCTGGGGAGCAGTTAGGCTGCTGGGGGATTGGCAGGGCTGATTGACGCCTTTTATTCCAGTGAAGGTGTTCAGCAAAAGCTAGAGACAGGGGAGGAGGCTCCATCTGCTGAGGTGTCATTAAGGTCAAAGGCCAGGGGCCAACAAAAGACAAGCAAACAGGCCCAACGGGAAACAATCTTCTGGCTTGTGAACATGACTCCTTGCCCCCGGGAGGCCTCTGCCGCGCATCCTTCCAGGCGCATCCTTCCAGCCGCAGCTTAAACACTAGCCCTGAtcctcctctccagccctgcctttgAGTAGCTGGGAGGACAGGGCCCAGGGGACTCTAGGAAAGGCATGCTTCACAGCAGGCTAAGGGCCCTGCCCAGCCTCCTTTTGGCAATATTCAGCTCCCATTCAGAGGGCACACTCATGCTGTGAGAAAGGCAGGCGCCTAAGGATCAGCATGAGACTCAGGGGTAGCAAAGCTGCCATCCTTCTGATTCGAGCACCTGCCTCTTAGTTTCACTTCCAggttcccacagggcagagactGGAAGAAACTTAGTTCTAATACTTGCCTTTCGACTGAGGTCTTAACTGGGGCCATATAAGGTTCAAGCTGAGAAAAGCCAACCAGAGGACAGCAGGGAGGCCCAAGGGTACAGGACAGGCCAGTACAATTCCCCTGCCACACACATCTAGAGACAGGGCTGAGCCTCAgttgccccccaccccaccccccactagTCCCCAGACAAGCCCCGCCTTCTTCTGTGGACACATTTCAACCTCACCAAATCGGCTAATTATTGACAGTTGGTGAAGAGGAGATTTCACTTTTTCCTCCTGTTAAACTGCTCCTAATTAGCTCCCTGTCACCAAGCCGGCGCCCGCCCGCTGCAGTCCCCCGTTCACAGCGCCTCATTAACCTTTCGCTCCTCTCCTGCCGCCTGCCAACAAGATGAGGACAAAACCAGATTGTGGAACAATAGCTCCCGCTCATACAGCAGCCCCATCCCCTAGCCCCTGAGCTCCCCGGgagcagagggggaggggagaacctGGATATGGGGAGTCCCAGAGGACTCGAGGAATTAAGAAAGACAGAGGCTAGGGTGAGGGAGGCTTGGCCAGGGCACTGCTTCTTGTTCCCTGGGAGAGCCAAGGTTCATTAAACCGTTGGGTTGGATACATTCCCAGGTAGAGGACACCCACTGTCATTGCCCAGGCCAGACTCCGGTGACAGCCAAGCCCATGGACCCAGAGACTGGACTCTGGATGATCCTAAGAGAGTCTAAGACACCAGTGTAGACTGCAGATGTGCAGAAAGATGGAGGTGGCTACATTTGCCTTGTTCAGAGGCCTAATATTCACAATGGACAGGGCCTGAAAGGCCACTCTAAATCAGGACCTTTTCAACTAGGGAGCCCTCCATAACCTACCCTATCTCAAGGAGCCCTGGAGTGAGTGAGCCACAGCACAGCCCCTGGCTTGACCTCCATCATAATTCCCACCCTCATATGActttatttcagattttttttttttgagacaaggttttatgtagcccaaactgggtgcaaattcactgtgtagccaaggatggctttttttttttttttttgacccagaATTCCCCTGTGTGATCCTAACTGGCCCacaacttcctatgtagatcaaCCTGGCCCTGAATTTGTGGGGAtcccctccttctgcctcccaatagGAGGAATTACATGTATGAGACACCACAGCCAGGAACATTCAGTTACTAACTTTGTTTCAACACCAGAATACCTGCTTCTGGAGATTAGAAGACTGTCCCAGTCACAAGAGAGTAGCCTCGTCTTCATGGGAGACCGTGGGGCATCTTATTCTAGGGACACCACCATCTAGCCAGTGCTCCACTGAACCCTCACCCTCCTGGTCAAAGAGAAGATCCTGTTCTCCCTGTCCAGTCGGTGAGTTGAGGCCCAGCAGGAGGACAGACCTAGTTCCCATACCCAAGTTCAGAGCTTATTCCAGCTCCCTCCTGATGGCTCCGAGAAGCCTCCACCCGGCCTAGTTCTGTgtcagaaaacaaagaaggagCCCACTGAGGTCCTGGAGATGTGAGGGTAGATGCCCTAGGAAAGGCAGGAGTTTTGTTCTGCTGATAGATAAACAGTGGGCAGTCTAGGGCACATACTTggttccccttccttcttccctccctccctccctccctccctccctccctccctccctccctccctccctcccttctttctttctttatcttttttttttttttttttttttgagacaaggtttctctgtagctttggagcctgtcctgctagGTCtggtagactaggttggcctcaaactcacagagatccgcctgcctctgccgcccgagtgctgggattaaaggcgtgcgccaccatcgcctggccttgCTTTCTCTTATAGTAGGGTGTGGGCAGGCTGGAGAGGGTAACAGAATCCTGTCTGGGAAAGTTGCCTCTCTTATGACCAACATGGACCTTGGACAACACACTTAACCTCAAGCTGCCTCAGGGCCCTCCTTTGTAAACAGGAAAACTTCCTTTGCTGTTTCCACCCCTACgctccctcccagctcctcctcccctGTGCTCACCCTTGGCTCTCCTGAATCCACTCTGTGGGTTCACTCCCTACCTCTGGTTGATCTTGaccttcctttctcccacatCTCCTCCTCAGTCCTTTCAATGCACCAAACAAAAGGACAGATAGTAGGTACaagacaccccaagaccaagttctcagtacaaaggagatttatttgtcccagaggggcagagggcaggggtaagtgacaaagacaggagagaggggacaagggagaaggggaaagaaccaaaggagaggggaagggatatttatcccagagggacaaaggactgcccctggatagagaggagacagcctGGCCCATAGGCAAACGACAAAGGTAAAGGCAAAAGGGGAAACCCTGTGTTacgatgaggtgtttaattttcatTGGGCATCTTAATTAGGGCAGTCAAAGGAGGgcttttgatagctggaccttggtaatcagcctcaggaggaggaggtggccaaataagggaatggacCTTGGTGGATAGCTTTAGGAATGAAATTTTTTAGCAAGGCaaagggaatgggggaagggcaaggcctgccagagccacattTGCCATGCTCAGGCTGGCTAGAATCCCTTCACCAAAGGTTCCTTGTCTCCAGCCAAATCTCTCCCCAGAGCTGTCAATGACCTCTGACTGACTAGGTAACATCTCTTGATACTCGAAGAACTTAAAACACAAGGCAAGCAGAGAGCTAACATGCAACCTTGAGTCAAGGTAGCTATAATTACTATTGGCATATGATGCCATTTCAATAAACAGAAACACTCATTTGAGAAGAGCAAAGCTCTCTCCCAGGCATGGAAGGGGAAATAAAGCTCTTCCTCAAGCTCTGGGGTTGGAGAGTCGGCCACCACACCAGCCACAGCAAGCTAACCATCCACGGCACCAGCTCCTGAGCTTGGTCTCCAAGTCCCCTACTTAATTAATTAGTACTTCAGCGATGGCTTCTGTTGACAACCCTGGTGATTTTTGGCAAGGCTGGGTCAGCTCAAGCAAGTCCAGACTCATATGGTAAATTCCCCTGGCTTCTGGGATGTGAGACTTGATCCCTGCACTGCAGAAACAGGACCTCGTTAGAATTAATTGGGAAGGTGAACGGAAGAGTGAGGGCCTTCCAACCAGTGGCTGATGGCTTTGGTACCTTGGGTGGCAGGCAGGCCTCAAGATACTCTATAATATCCAGGTTGGCCTGCACCCTGCTGGGGAAGGCGTAGCTGAGCAGAGAGCTCTGAAGAGCATGTTACTGCCCTCCCTTCTGAAGGCCAAAAGACCTCATGCAATTCTTCCCAACCTCTAAGAGGTTTGGGTTGTAGTAAGATGAATTTGGCCAGACTCCTGGAAGCACTACATGTACATCTACTTGGGCAGGCAAGGGGGACAGAGGAGTCTGCACCTTGACTAGAGCCTCTTGGAGCAGCGGACTGGACCCCTATTTGTACTGGGGTATAGCCTGTTGAGCGTCCCCTCATATCAACTTGCTGAGCTTCTGTGACTGGGGGCTGGACCAGCAGACCCAGGATGATGATATGTGAAATGAGCCTTTCTAGCTGGGACAGCTCTGATTTGGTGATCTGGGGATTTTCTGTTGTGGATCCTCTCCACAGGCAGAACTTCCAGCACAGTGCTACCCTCAGAGACCTCAGAATGACCTCTGCCCAGTCTCCAGGGCTGATAGGTGCCTATAGCCTTGGGCTCCACTGGGAGTTCCCAAGCTCAGCTTTCTCCGGGTTGGAAGAGCCTGCGGCACAAGGACACCAGGTTCTCAAACATGTATGCCCCAAATTCTAGGCTTGGTAGGGGACAGCGACACCAGCCTCTACACTAAGGCCCCAAGCTTCCAGTCTTCACTAACCCCCCTCAGGAACCCTGGTTTGCCCTCTGTCCCTCATCTGGGCATTCCTTGAGGCAGGGCTGCCCTAAAACCACGCATGCAGAAGCGGCCCCCTCTAGGCACAagctcagcatccacatgggtACCACAGTGGCCTAAACAGCTGGTTCTTTGCGCTCTGGGCCCTTGCCTCTGACTTGCCATCATCTGTACTCTTCACCTACAATTGCACCTGCCATCTGCCCACCCTCTCCACCAGATACCCGGAGCACAGGGCTTGTCTCTGCCAAGGCTGGTCCCTTGGTCTGCATGCTAGTCCTTTTCTCTCATGGATTTTGCTCTTTCCCTGAAGGCCTCTGTTCTCTCCTGGTGTTTCCATTTTGAATGCATGCAAGTCTTTCTccctcccattttctttctttctttctttctttctttctttctttctttctttctttcttttcttttttggggggcggtttgagacagggtttctctgtgtagctttggagcctgtcctggcacttgctctgtagaccatgttggtcttgaactcacagagatctgcctgcctctgcctcctgggtactagaattaaaagtgtgcaccatcactgtctggctcccattttcaaaaaaacaaataaaagctctAGAGGTCTGTTGAAgctcactccacccccaccccacccctgcatctAGCCACACACTTCACCACTGGGGTCAAGGTTTGCTTTTATAGTGTAAGGACAAGGGGCACTACTCTCTAACTTCATGGACATCCCGATCTCAGTGAGCCTGGCTCTGCCCTTGCCTGGTGGCCTCGATCCTGTTCCAGTGTCCTGACTGTAGACTTGGAGCCAGCACCCCACAGGGCACCTCTGCTGACACGGTGCACAGGTTCCTCCCACCCACAGGTCGAACTGACTCAACTCTCTGCCCTCCATcgaccctcccctctcccatctccaTCCTGTGACAGCATGGCTACATCTGCCTTCTGGTTTCAAAATCAGAAAGCCAGGCACACATCCTGCaggctcccttcccctcccagcaCATGCGGCTGCCCCACTCTCACAATGGCCCTGCTTCTCAATGCCCACTGCCAACAGCCTGGTCCAAGCCGCCATCATCTCTCACTGGACGCCCGCCACAGCTTCCTGATGGTTCCCTCTCCAGAGTTCCAACTCAGCTTCATGAAGCAGCCATGGAGACCATCCGTTCGCAATCAAGAATCCTTTGTGCGGCCCTATGGAAGCCATCTCCCCTGTGCTTCAGCCTTCAAGTTCCCAACATCCCCCAGGGTCATCGGGCTTTACCTGGTTTACCTCATCTCTTCCCACTATTGCTCATAGGGCAGACTTCACACAGGTATCCAATGTCACATATTGCCTTACCTCAGAACCTTCATACCAACTGGTCCCTAGCCTGTGTGTTCTCAAAGTCCCTGCTCAGTGGGCCAACTCCAACCCAGTTTCCGGGCCCCAGGGAAGAACCACTTCCCTTCAGGTTCTGTTTGCTCAGCTGCCTCTTTCTACCCACCCTGACCTTCTTTGAACTTCGTTTGCTATTCCAGATCATCCTCGTGTTGCTGCCTGATAGCAGTCTTTGAGAGGTCTAAGTCTGGGTCAGTCTCAGtccttgtttttcctttatgtattattattactactattatttaAGAAAgactctcactctgtagcttaggctggttTCCAACCGACTtcgtagctcaagctggcctcagactcacagcagTCCGGCTGCCTCATTTCCTCCACCCCACACAGCCACTGCCtaaaatgttgggattacagacatgagccatcacacctggcttcatTTCTCACCACCCAGCCTGGCTCAGTACTGGCAGTCAGTACAGGTTAAGTCTTTGTTAATAAATGGCTCCTTCCTGCCCTGCCCTTTACCCCCACTGACCTCTGACATCTGCGGGAAAAGGCTGATGGCCAGTGGCAGGGCCAGGCCGAAGGCTGCCAGGCACACAAGGCTCTGCACAGGCAAGAGTAGCCGCGGGCGTGCCTGCAGGAGAGCTGTCCTGTGGAGAGAAGGAGGGCCATGTGAGGTGCACAGCCAGGCTGGATGACCATGGGCTGCCAACCTGGGCCCCAAGCTACCTCAGCCCAGCTCATCTCTAGCTAAGCAGAAGAGTGAACACGATCTTTGGGGCCCTCACTAATCATCACTGCTTTTCCCACACCCAGCTTTGAAGGACATGGCCGGACCCAGCAAGGAACCCTCAGCTACTTGAATCATAAACAAGTTCTTACAGGGGGATACCCATCCACAATGGTCTGGCCCTGTGCGTGGGGGGGAGTGAGGAGCAGAAGAGACTGTCATGCCTGGCTCCTGGAGAAACACGTGAGTATGTGAGATGGCCTTTGGATGAACTCAACAGCAGGAAAGCCCCAGTATATGCCATCTGggggaaaacacaaaatatactgtgtacatacacacatgtgcgtacacacacatgcatgtgatcAGGAGAGACACATGAGAACGGAAGACATTCCATTGACTACCGCGTCCATCCAAGAGCCATGGGGAGGGCAGGCATGGCTGAAGGTAACTGCAGGAGCTGCCTGGACTCTTGGGGTTACTATTATCCTGAGTTGCTGCTAGCTCCTGACTTCAGGATCCTTTGAACAGCTACACCCCCAAACATGGTGCAGTTGTCACCCACTCCCTATGGCAGGTTTTGGGGGGCTGGTTGCTGAGCAGGAGAGGAGTATGAAAAACTTCCCTTCGATGTGCTAAGCTTGAGtgatttcttgagacagagtgGGGGGCCACCCTAGCAGACGAACACCTATTCACCACACTTACCAGGAACCACCGTTTGGCAATGACATTCCACCCATGGAGACCAGGCAATTCCACAGGATGAATACCTGGATCATCTGCTAGAGATATTAGGTGGGCACTAAACCTGACCTCAGTGGCCACAGCAGCCTCACACGACCAGCCCGAGTGAGAGAGGTACAACAGGAGCTCTTACCCTCCTCCACTGGAGCAGGGCTGGTCCCAGTCATAAAGGAGAGGCCCTTGCTGTACACGGTCTAGATCTTAAGTGTCTCCAAACTGCCACACTTTAAAGGTTTGGTCTCTAGTGTGACCGTGCTGGGAGACGGCAGAAACTAAAGCGCTAGGGTATGTGGGTCTTCAAGAGCATAAGGGACTTCCAGGCCCTCTCCTGCCGCTTCTTTCACTCTATATAAGGGATCGGGTGCTCTGCTGCCCATTCACACCAGCTTGGCCTGCAGCCCCAGGGCTAAGGCTGGGTGTCAGGCTGAATCTTCTGCAACTGAGAGCCAAAataaacgcctttaatcccagcactcgggaggcagaggcaggcggatgcctgtgagtttgaggccagtctggtctacagagagagtttcaaaacagccagggctacccagagaaatcctgtctcggaaaaaaaaaagtttcctatgTTACCTCAGATATTCAGATATTTATTCAAATAAGGGGAAACGGACTAATCCATCCCTCTGGCTCAGGGTCCCAGTGTTGGGGACAGGCAAACCGCCTGTCACCCTTCCCTTCTAAGGGCAAACTCAAAAACACCTGGCCCCCAGCAGACAGCACAGCTGGGAGCCACAGTTCTCAGATCTTTAGTGCATCCCAGAATGGTCTAGTTAAAAGTGTGACTTCCCAAGGGCTCTTGATTCCATGGGACCCTCCCTCAGCTGGCATTAGACCCAGGAACTGGCATTCAGGAATCTACAGATCACACTTCAGGGAGGCGGCTGCCTTTCCAATGTTCTCACTCAGGTGTTACCAAGACCCAACTGCTTATGGATTCCAGGCAAACGGAAAGGTCAGCCAGCTCTGCAGCAGGTAAGTGTGCAGCATCATTGCTGGTGCCCTTATGTGCACAGGGGATGGGAATCCGACAGCCCTTCTTGGCTGGCCCAGACCCCATTCTCTGTGTTCGAGGTTCAATTGCTGGGGACTGGGGTAAGGAATCTCCAAGGAATAAGAAGAGCAAGACAAAGGTGCTGAAATCAAGCTCAACACCCAGAGGAGCAGCACCCCATTATCCTTGCAGTCTGTGTTAGCCCAAGGCCTCACAGGCTTCCTCTGGAGTCACACAGGGGCTGGAATGAG is a genomic window containing:
- the LOC130880674 gene encoding uncharacterized protein LOC130880674 isoform X3, translating into MKKQGREASQRRWAWKRMEDLDKRRSSSCCCLIAVFERSKSGFEGHGRTQQGTLSYLNHKQVLTGGYPSTMVWPCAWGGVRSRRDCHAWLLEKHVLPRPNCLWIPGKRKGQPALQQLAAQAPDPSAPAREDRLRPEASKAGPTPLPHNSWSSPAPVAVHSFSTCCAALLGAPLICKSAL